One genomic region from Bubalus kerabau isolate K-KA32 ecotype Philippines breed swamp buffalo chromosome 7, PCC_UOA_SB_1v2, whole genome shotgun sequence encodes:
- the LOC129657158 gene encoding 40S ribosomal protein S27-like, translated as MLLAKDLLHPSPEEGKRKHKKKHLVQSPNSDFMDVKCPGCYKITTVFSHAQTVVLCVGCSTVLCQPTGGKARLTDGCSFRWKQH; from the coding sequence ATGCTTCTCGCAAAGGATCTTCTTCATCCCTCTCcagaagagggaaagaggaaacaCAAGAAGAAGCACCTGGTGCAGAGCCCCAATTCCGATTTCATGGATGTAAAATGCCCAGGATGCTATAAAATCACCACTGTCTTTAGCCACGCACAAACAGTAGTTTTGTGTGTTGGCTGCTCTACCGTCCTCTGTCAGCCTACAGGAGGAAAAGCAAGGCTTACAGATGGATGCTCCTTCAGATGGAAGCAGCACTAA